In uncultured Bacteroides sp., one genomic interval encodes:
- the yidC gene encoding membrane protein insertase YidC: MDKNTLVGFGLIGAVLIGFTFLQRPSEKQLIAQKHFQDSIQTLAQKDTANKAKAAAFTDSVAVQAVDTMATFYNAAKGTESFTTIENDLVKLTFSNKGGRVYSAMLKKYNGQDKKPLVLFDKEDVSMNFFFYNKKEKIETKDYYFQAVNKNDSSVTMRLAASNDSYIDFTYTMHKGNYMVDFSIKANGMLDKLSPSVNYVDIEWNQKLRQAEKGYKNEGRYAYLMYKYDGADTDNLSESKNADASITGRLKWIGYKTQYFSSVFIADQDFEKNVLKSSLENEGSGYLKNYSSTMTTYFDAKGSKATNMHFYFGPNHYKTLKAFDADKDDSNKLELDKLVPLGWSFLRWINKVFTINVFDWLTGLGLSMGWVLFFMTVIVKAVIFYFTFKSYMSSARMRVLKPQIDIISQKYPKKEDALKKQQETMSLYSKYGVSPMSGCLPMVLQMPIVIALFMFVPSAIELRQQSFLWADDLSTFDAFIQWNQHIPFVGNHISLFCLLMSLANILNTKYTMNQQDTGQQQMPGMKAMMYVMPIMFIFILNDYASGLNYYYLLSTLISIITMVVLKKVVNDDKILAKLEAYKSSDKPKKKTGLMSKMADMQEQQERMAKERDRLKTERLKRGK; the protein is encoded by the coding sequence ATGGACAAAAATACCTTAGTGGGATTCGGACTGATTGGAGCTGTTTTAATAGGATTTACCTTTTTACAACGCCCCAGTGAGAAACAACTTATTGCCCAGAAACACTTTCAGGATTCCATTCAAACACTGGCTCAGAAAGATACTGCCAACAAAGCTAAAGCTGCTGCTTTTACAGACTCTGTTGCAGTTCAGGCTGTTGATACAATGGCTACTTTCTACAATGCTGCAAAGGGAACCGAAAGCTTTACTACAATTGAAAATGATTTAGTTAAACTAACATTCTCAAACAAAGGCGGACGAGTTTACTCTGCCATGTTGAAGAAATACAACGGACAGGACAAAAAGCCTTTGGTTTTATTCGACAAAGAAGATGTTAGTATGAATTTCTTCTTCTATAACAAGAAAGAAAAAATTGAAACTAAGGATTATTATTTCCAGGCTGTAAACAAGAACGACTCTTCGGTTACAATGCGTCTGGCTGCCAGCAATGATAGCTATATCGATTTCACATATACCATGCACAAAGGAAACTACATGGTAGATTTCAGTATTAAAGCTAACGGCATGCTCGACAAGCTGTCTCCAAGCGTTAATTACGTAGATATTGAATGGAATCAGAAACTTCGTCAGGCAGAGAAAGGATATAAGAACGAAGGCCGTTATGCTTACCTGATGTATAAGTACGATGGTGCCGACACCGATAATCTCTCTGAAAGCAAGAATGCTGATGCCTCTATTACAGGAAGATTAAAATGGATTGGTTACAAAACTCAATATTTCTCTTCTGTATTTATTGCCGATCAGGATTTCGAAAAGAATGTTTTGAAATCTAGCTTAGAAAATGAAGGTAGCGGTTATCTGAAGAATTACTCATCAACAATGACTACTTACTTCGATGCTAAAGGTTCTAAGGCTACCAACATGCATTTCTACTTTGGTCCTAACCATTACAAAACGCTGAAAGCATTCGATGCAGATAAGGACGATAGTAACAAGCTTGAACTTGATAAACTTGTTCCACTAGGATGGTCTTTCCTTCGCTGGATCAACAAAGTGTTTACCATTAATGTATTCGACTGGCTTACTGGCCTTGGATTAAGCATGGGATGGGTACTATTCTTTATGACTGTAATTGTAAAAGCGGTTATTTTCTACTTTACATTCAAGTCATATATGTCATCTGCCAGAATGAGAGTTCTAAAGCCACAGATTGATATCATAAGCCAGAAATATCCTAAGAAAGAAGACGCTTTAAAGAAACAACAGGAAACAATGTCTCTTTACAGCAAATATGGTGTTAGTCCAATGAGCGGATGCTTACCAATGGTGCTTCAGATGCCAATTGTTATCGCACTGTTCATGTTCGTACCTAGTGCTATTGAATTGCGTCAGCAGAGTTTCCTTTGGGCAGACGACCTTTCAACATTCGATGCCTTTATTCAATGGAATCAGCATATTCCGTTTGTAGGAAATCACATCAGTTTGTTCTGCTTGTTAATGTCATTGGCAAACATTCTAAATACTAAGTATACAATGAATCAGCAAGATACCGGTCAGCAACAAATGCCAGGTATGAAAGCTATGATGTATGTAATGCCAATCATGTTTATCTTCATTTTGAACGATTATGCATCAGGTTTGAACTACTATTATTTGCTTTCTACCCTGATTAGTATCATTACAATGGTTGTTCTTAAAAAGGTTGTTAACGACGATAAGATTCTTGCAAAACTAGAAGCTTATAAGAGCAGTGACAAACCTAAGAAGAAAACAGGCTTAATGTCTAAAATGGCTGATATGCAAGAGCAACAGGAACGTATGGCTAAGGAACGTGACCGTTTAAAAACTGAACGTTTGAAACGCGGAAAATAA
- a CDS encoding CTP synthase: MGETKYIFVTGGVASSLGKGIIASSIGKLLQARGYKVTIQKFDPYINIDSGTLNPYEHGECYVTVDGHECDLDLGHYERMLDIQTTKANNITTGRIYKSVIDKERRGDFLGKTIQVIPHITDEIKRNVKFLGSKYKYDFVISEIGGTVGDIESLPFIESMRQLRWELGNNALCVHLTYVPYLAAAKELKTKPTQHSVKQLQELGVQPDILVLRSEHDLSDSLRKKVALFCNVEDRAVVQSTDVPSIYEVPLKMQEQGLDETILSKMGLPIGNKPNLDSWKAFIERRNKATKEVKIALVGKYVELQDAYKSILESLSQAATYNDRKVKIEYVQSEKLTEANVAEKLSNVDGVVICPGFGPRGIEGKFVAAKYTRENDIPTFGICLGMQSICIEFARNVLGYADANSVEMNESTKFPVIDIMEEQKAITNMGGTMRLGAFECVLDKKSKTYEAYKKEHIQERHRHRYEFNNLYKAEYEKAGMKCVGVNPESDLVEIVEIPTLRWYIGTQFHPEYSSTVLNPHPLFVSFIKAAINK, translated from the coding sequence GTGGGAGAAACAAAGTACATCTTCGTCACAGGAGGGGTTGCCTCTTCATTAGGTAAAGGAATTATTGCATCATCAATTGGTAAGTTACTTCAAGCAAGAGGCTATAAGGTAACTATACAGAAGTTCGATCCTTATATCAATATTGACTCAGGAACACTTAACCCTTACGAACATGGGGAATGTTACGTCACAGTTGATGGTCATGAATGTGACCTTGACTTGGGACATTATGAACGAATGTTGGATATTCAGACTACTAAGGCCAATAATATTACAACAGGACGTATTTACAAGAGTGTAATTGACAAAGAACGCCGTGGCGACTTCTTAGGTAAAACTATTCAGGTTATACCTCATATTACAGACGAAATTAAACGAAACGTTAAATTTCTTGGTAGTAAATACAAATACGACTTTGTAATTTCAGAAATTGGTGGTACTGTTGGTGACATCGAATCTCTTCCATTTATTGAAAGTATGCGTCAGCTTCGTTGGGAGTTAGGTAATAATGCGCTTTGCGTACACTTAACTTATGTACCTTATCTTGCTGCTGCTAAAGAGTTGAAGACTAAACCTACTCAGCACTCTGTAAAGCAATTACAGGAATTAGGAGTACAGCCAGATATCCTGGTACTTCGCAGTGAACACGACTTAAGCGACAGCTTAAGAAAGAAAGTTGCACTATTCTGTAATGTAGAAGACAGAGCTGTAGTTCAGTCAACAGACGTACCAAGTATCTACGAAGTTCCATTAAAAATGCAGGAACAAGGACTTGATGAAACAATCCTTAGCAAAATGGGGTTACCAATTGGTAACAAGCCAAACCTGGATTCATGGAAAGCATTTATTGAAAGAAGAAACAAGGCAACCAAAGAAGTTAAAATTGCCCTTGTTGGTAAATACGTAGAATTGCAGGATGCGTACAAATCAATTCTCGAATCTCTTTCGCAAGCAGCTACTTACAACGATCGTAAGGTTAAGATTGAATATGTACAGAGCGAAAAACTTACAGAAGCCAATGTTGCTGAGAAGTTAAGCAATGTAGATGGTGTTGTTATCTGTCCGGGATTTGGTCCTAGAGGTATCGAAGGTAAGTTCGTAGCAGCAAAATATACTCGCGAAAATGATATTCCAACATTTGGTATCTGTCTGGGTATGCAATCAATCTGTATTGAATTTGCAAGAAACGTGTTAGGCTATGCAGATGCAAACTCTGTAGAGATGAACGAAAGCACTAAGTTCCCTGTAATTGACATTATGGAAGAACAAAAAGCAATTACCAACATGGGTGGAACTATGCGTCTGGGTGCTTTTGAATGTGTATTAGACAAAAAATCAAAGACTTACGAAGCTTATAAGAAAGAGCATATTCAGGAACGTCACCGTCACCGTTATGAATTCAACAATTTATATAAAGCTGAATATGAAAAGGCTGGTATGAAGTGTGTGGGAGTTAATCCAGAGTCAGACTTGGTAGAGATTGTAGAGATACCTACTTTACGTTGGTATATAGGTACACAATTCCACCCGGAATACAGCAGCACTGTGCTTAATCCTCACCCACTGTTTGTATCCTTTATTAAGGCCGCTATTAATAAATAA
- a CDS encoding DUF3078 domain-containing protein, with protein sequence MKKEFTLILLLFFTLTSFANNKKSQRSSLEKIEQDTVFLKKYSDALTTLYNRHLGVLDSLNNDSVPARNIELEPRFYRLFVPLAYYYSPVEDTFNPEWKSLGIQNQEYPLDELFPIDKNAFNQTERINHIVNKALLYTYLRYPDLVVNFEDNITRQSIYRVEETEELKPKTSVIKLFKPEPMSNHVDKVQVTIQKPNFWVNYGSGSMQFTQNYISDNWYNGGESTNSVLMNLKLVANYNDQQKIQFDNTFEAKMGFNTVSSDTLRPYRINTDLLRMSSKLGLKAASNWYYTISGEFTTQFFKNYSTNSRNLKSSFLAPANFNLSIGMDYKVNKKKLTLSVVMSPAAYNMKYVGNDKVNETSYGLKEGESFLHDVGSKLLTNMKWTMFPSVTWESRLYYFTSYKKVEAEWENTFNFVLNRYLSTKLFFHGRFDDGVSRRPGKSYFQFKELLSFGINYSW encoded by the coding sequence ATGAAAAAAGAATTTACTTTAATTTTATTATTGTTTTTTACGCTTACTTCGTTTGCTAATAATAAGAAAAGTCAGCGTTCTTCCTTGGAGAAAATTGAGCAGGATACGGTATTCCTGAAAAAGTACAGTGACGCACTTACAACATTGTATAATCGTCATCTGGGAGTGTTGGACTCATTGAATAATGATTCTGTACCGGCCAGAAATATTGAGCTTGAGCCAAGATTCTACAGATTGTTTGTGCCTCTTGCATATTATTATTCTCCTGTTGAAGATACTTTTAATCCTGAATGGAAATCACTAGGAATACAAAATCAAGAATATCCTCTTGATGAGCTTTTTCCTATTGATAAAAATGCGTTCAACCAGACAGAAAGGATAAACCATATTGTAAATAAAGCTTTGCTATATACATATCTTAGATATCCTGATCTGGTTGTTAATTTTGAAGATAATATAACCAGGCAATCAATATATAGAGTTGAAGAAACAGAAGAATTAAAACCTAAAACTTCTGTTATAAAGCTCTTTAAACCAGAGCCTATGAGTAATCATGTGGATAAGGTTCAGGTAACAATTCAGAAACCTAATTTCTGGGTTAATTATGGTTCAGGGTCTATGCAGTTTACTCAGAACTACATTTCGGATAACTGGTATAATGGTGGCGAAAGTACAAACTCTGTATTGATGAATCTTAAGTTAGTAGCTAATTATAATGATCAGCAAAAGATTCAGTTTGATAATACTTTCGAAGCTAAAATGGGATTCAATACTGTGTCTTCAGATACATTACGCCCATACAGAATAAATACAGATCTGCTTCGTATGTCTAGTAAACTGGGCTTAAAAGCAGCTTCCAACTGGTATTATACAATATCTGGTGAGTTCACTACTCAGTTCTTTAAGAATTATTCTACTAACAGCAGAAATCTTAAATCGTCTTTCCTTGCTCCGGCCAATTTTAACTTAAGTATTGGTATGGATTACAAGGTAAACAAAAAGAAGCTTACTTTATCTGTAGTTATGTCTCCGGCTGCGTATAATATGAAATATGTAGGAAACGATAAGGTGAATGAAACAAGTTATGGTTTGAAGGAAGGCGAATCTTTCTTGCATGATGTCGGTTCTAAGTTGCTGACTAACATGAAATGGACAATGTTTCCATCCGTAACCTGGGAGTCTCGTTTATACTATTTCACCAGCTACAAAAAAGTAGAAGCAGAATGGGAAAACACCTTTAACTTTGTGTTGAACCGTTATTTGTCGACCAAACTGTTCTTCCACGGACGATTTGATGATGGTGTTTCACGTCGCCCGGGTAAATCATATTTCCAATTTAAAGAGTTACTCAGCTTTGGTATAAATTACTCCTGGTAA
- a CDS encoding inositol monophosphatase family protein, with protein MLDLEKITEKVRQLAIETGGFLREERINFNRDRVEEKNSHDYVSYVDKESERRVVARLSELIPEAGFIAEEGSGTHGDEEYFWLVDPLDGTTNYIHNNAPYCVSIALRSKTELLIGVVYEVCRDECFWAWKGSKAYLNGNEIHVSDVDVMDTAFIALGFPYNYKAYKPMALHIVQELYGKAGGLRLQGAAAAEICYIAAGRFEARIEAFLGPWDIAAGALILMQAGGKVTDFDGGDTFYSGHQVLATNGKLHNQLLEVVRTGKE; from the coding sequence ATGCTAGATTTAGAAAAAATTACAGAGAAAGTACGTCAGCTGGCTATTGAAACCGGTGGCTTTCTTCGGGAAGAACGTATCAACTTTAACAGAGATAGGGTAGAAGAAAAGAATTCGCACGATTATGTATCATATGTAGATAAAGAATCGGAACGCAGAGTTGTAGCCCGCTTGTCGGAGCTGATTCCGGAAGCCGGATTTATTGCAGAAGAAGGATCGGGCACTCATGGTGATGAAGAATATTTCTGGTTGGTTGATCCTCTTGACGGGACTACAAACTATATCCATAACAATGCTCCGTATTGCGTTAGCATAGCATTGAGAAGTAAAACGGAACTATTGATTGGAGTAGTGTATGAAGTATGCCGGGATGAATGTTTTTGGGCATGGAAAGGTAGCAAAGCCTATTTAAACGGCAATGAAATTCATGTGTCGGATGTTGATGTAATGGACACTGCGTTTATCGCTTTGGGATTCCCTTATAATTATAAAGCGTATAAACCAATGGCACTTCATATTGTTCAGGAATTATATGGTAAAGCAGGAGGTTTACGCTTACAGGGAGCTGCAGCTGCCGAAATCTGTTATATAGCAGCAGGACGGTTTGAGGCACGTATAGAAGCGTTTCTTGGTCCATGGGACATAGCTGCAGGAGCATTAATCTTAATGCAGGCAGGAGGTAAAGTTACAGATTTTGATGGAGGGGATACTTTTTATTCAGGACATCAGGTTCTTGCTACAAACGGAAAACTTCATAATCAGCTACTTGAGGTTGTAAGAACGGGTAAAGAATAG
- a CDS encoding DUF2461 domain-containing protein, producing MNIPIIFQFLKELSLNNNREWFNDHKDDYLKAQAEFENLLTAIIQRISLFDDEIVGIQAKDCTYRIYRDVRFSQDKSPYKLHFGGYINGKGKKSEHCGYYVHLQLGYCLLAGGSLCPPPDILKALRQSVYDNIDEYRSIVEDPAFKKYFPVIGENFLKTAPKGFPKDFKYIDYLKPKEFICSYQVPDEFFLDEKMLDNVADAFKQLKRFSDFTNYTIDEFE from the coding sequence ATGAATATACCTATTATATTTCAGTTCTTAAAAGAACTATCTTTAAATAATAATCGCGAATGGTTTAATGACCATAAGGACGATTATCTGAAAGCTCAGGCTGAATTCGAAAACTTACTGACTGCCATTATTCAACGGATATCTCTGTTTGATGATGAGATTGTTGGAATTCAGGCAAAAGACTGCACATACCGCATTTACCGAGATGTTCGTTTTTCTCAGGATAAATCTCCGTACAAACTCCATTTTGGTGGATATATTAATGGAAAAGGAAAGAAGTCAGAGCATTGTGGCTACTATGTTCATCTGCAGCTGGGCTATTGTCTACTGGCAGGAGGTAGTCTATGCCCTCCACCTGATATTCTGAAGGCATTAAGACAATCTGTCTATGATAATATTGACGAATATCGTTCTATAGTAGAAGATCCTGCTTTTAAGAAATACTTTCCGGTTATTGGAGAAAACTTTCTGAAGACAGCTCCTAAAGGATTTCCTAAGGATTTTAAATACATTGATTATCTCAAACCAAAGGAATTTATATGCTCTTATCAGGTTCCTGATGAGTTCTTTCTGGATGAAAAGATGCTCGATAATGTAGCCGATGCATTTAAGCAACTGAAACGCTTTAGCGACTTCACTAATTATACAATTGATGAATTTGAATAA
- a CDS encoding YhcH/YjgK/YiaL family protein — MVVDKIENLDKYVSLNPLFAQAIEFLKSNNLSEMEVGKTELKGADLVVNVAQTSPKTKEQAKLETHNKFIDIQIPLSGVEVMGYTAGVDCKPADAAYNAEKDITFFDGLADSYIAVKPGMFAIFFPEDGHAPGITETGVKKVIVKVLA; from the coding sequence ATGGTAGTAGATAAAATTGAAAATTTGGACAAATATGTTTCTTTGAATCCTCTTTTTGCTCAGGCTATTGAATTTCTGAAATCAAATAATCTTTCGGAAATGGAAGTAGGTAAAACTGAACTTAAAGGTGCCGATTTAGTTGTTAATGTAGCACAGACTAGCCCAAAAACAAAGGAACAAGCCAAATTGGAAACACACAATAAGTTTATTGATATTCAGATTCCATTGTCGGGCGTAGAAGTTATGGGATACACTGCTGGTGTAGACTGTAAACCTGCTGATGCTGCTTATAATGCAGAAAAAGATATTACTTTCTTTGACGGTTTGGCCGATAGCTATATTGCTGTAAAACCAGGAATGTTTGCTATATTCTTCCCTGAAGACGGTCATGCTCCTGGTATTACTGAAACCGGAGTTAAGAAAGTTATCGTTAAAGTATTAGCTTAA